The following proteins are encoded in a genomic region of Diadema setosum chromosome 10, eeDiaSeto1, whole genome shotgun sequence:
- the LOC140233783 gene encoding monocarboxylate transporter 6-like, with the protein MEAELEMNRDSTDYWRFVIMFSKFFILAIDGGLSKSLGVLVPLMVERFNSNYKTVGFVCTLPATLWNLFAPLAYVVVKLMHPTAAAILGGLLAAVPLMCVPLASNLIIFGALMVLSGIGMSVVYLTSFITIYEYFPKSFVFVNAVTFYGLCAGALCLPLLTEKSLEAYGYDGAFLILGGIALHAVVCGAVIRPPRDYQTNVCPSATKVAKDQSNDSFKRDSIYETTWSMFSLFALSRHERCTSPALVDWLDR; encoded by the exons ATGGAGGCAGAACTCGAAATGAACAGGGACTCTACTGACTATTGGCGCTTTGTCATTATGTTCAGCAAATTCTTCATCCTAGCCATCGATGGTGGACTTTCAAAGTCCCTTGGTGTTCTGGTTCCACTGATGGTCGAGCGCTTCAACTCAAACTACAAAACCGTTGGATTTGTCTGTACTTTGCCAGCTACATTGTGGAACCTGTTTG CTCCTCTTGCGTACGTGGTGGTAAAGCTGATGCATCCAACCGCTGCGGCAATCCTTGGCGGACTCCTCGCCGCCGTTCCGCTGATGTGTGTTCCTCTTGCCAGTAACTTGATCATTTTTGGGGCGCTGATGGTACTTTCAG GTATTGGAATGTCCGTCGTCTATCTCACTTCGTTCATAACGATCTACGAATACTTTCCGAAGTCGTTCGTCTTCGTGAATGCTGTAACCTTCTACGGGTTGTGTGCAGGAGCGCTCTGTCTGCCTCTACTTACTGAAAAGAGTCTGGAGGCCTATGGATATGATGGGGCATTTCTCATACTCGGCGGAATTGCCCTCCACGCAGTCGTCTGTGGAGCCGTCATTCGGCCACCAAGAGACTATCAGACAAATGTATGTCCGTCTGCTACCAAAGTGGCTAAGGACCAGAGTAACGACAGTTTCAAACGTGACTCTATCTACGAAACGACCTGGagcatgttttctttgttc GCATTGAGCCGTCACGAGCGGTGTACCTCGCCAGCCTTAGTGGACTGGCTGGATCGATAG